In a genomic window of Helianthus annuus cultivar XRQ/B chromosome 10, HanXRQr2.0-SUNRISE, whole genome shotgun sequence:
- the LOC110882643 gene encoding auxin-responsive protein SAUR50 yields the protein MKSGNKISQIVRLKQVVQRWRRRTPSAGSLAVYVGAERHRFVIPTRFLKLHVFVSLLNKAEEEFGFQTTGGLVLPCDVVTFNKLLKGLDRDERGVGDLDIDCFTAKCSELVGEFSSSCKVFESHSFTLLLQKS from the coding sequence ATGAAATCCGGCAACAAGATCAGCCAAATAGTCCGTCTAAAACAAGTAGTCCAACGGTGGCGTCGCCGCACCCCTTCAGCCGGCTCACTAGCGGTTTACGTGGGTGCTGAACGCCACCGGTTTGTTATTCCTACACGCTTTCTCAAACTACATGTGTTCGTGTCGTTACTAAACAAAGCGGAGGAGGAGTTCGGGTTCCAAACCACTGGCGGGCTCGTGCTACCATGCGACGTCGTTACTTTTAATAAGTTGTTGAAAGGCCTCGATAGAGACGAGCGAGGTGTGGGAGATTTAGATATCGATTGTTTTACCGCCAAGTGTTCCGAGTTGGTTGGGGAATTTAGTTCGTCTTGTAAAGTGTTTGAGTCTCATAGCTTCACTTTGCTATTGCAGAAAAGCTAA